In Littorina saxatilis isolate snail1 linkage group LG8, US_GU_Lsax_2.0, whole genome shotgun sequence, a single genomic region encodes these proteins:
- the LOC138973953 gene encoding enolase-phosphatase E1-like isoform X1, translated as MRGTVFVLVLFGVLHFLPQPCTAGGSTDDSRASPLPSSHSATPNEEESHKTPSHPNDQKTRVPLSLHDQSEGDTAARQKVKATKHAGPVLSTTEYIHREDQALDLRLKNDDKFNETAKIRSYPTNGRTEPKKTMAFMNEASGRSKPKKTMAFGNEEGSRRKLTKTMALWNEENGRSKPKKTMAVWDQTEGRWKEDVSPSLKKTRDESGTVSRRPQKGSIKEAPGNGSIEAALEKGYNKEDPVKGSVKEPPEKGYIKEAPEKSYIKETPGKGFVKEAPEKGSIKETITQGSIKTQKDQIQKDHNKKQAVFTNLKNNLGQAPGYTSDPWRQDVTEKGTTASPLQRDQEGMDTVALPLRNSKIKTEPVPHLDKTYDHGNGTALPPFGKGHSGMAANKATNEADTKQNPHKGRANLSSSAAQLPRKKERTLAVEEGGSKMEAETMLADSKATPHKMEAETMLADSKATPHKMEAETMLADSKATPHKMEAETMFTDSKATPHKMEAETMLADSKATPHKMEAETMLADSKATPHKMEAETMLADSKATPHKMEAETMLADSKATPHKMEAETMLAGSKATPHKMEAETMLADSKATPHKMEAETMLADRKATLHKMEAETMLADR; from the coding sequence CAGGAGGCAGCACCGATGATTCACGAGCCTCCCCTTTGCCCAGCTCACACAGTGCAACGCCCAATGAAGAAGAGTCGCACAAGACGCCGTCCCATCCTAACGACCAGAAGACCcgtgttcctctctctctgcacGACCAGAGTGAAGGAGACACTGCCGCTCGTCAGAAGGTCAAGGCCACAAAACACGCGGGCCCCGTGTTGTCTACCACGGAGTATATCCACAGGGAAGACCAGGCATTGGACCTTCGCTTGAAAAATGATGACAAGTTCAACGAAACGGCCAAGATCCGGAGCTATCCTACCAACGGTCGCACAGAGCCGAAGAAAACCATGGCGTTTATGAACGAAGCAAGCGGTCGCAGCAAGCCAAAGAAAACCATGGCGTTTGGGAATGAAGAAGGCAGCCGCAGAAAGCTAACGAAAACCATGGCGTTGTGGAATGAAGAAAACGGTCGTAGCAAGCCAAAGAAAACTATGGCGGTTTGGGACCAAACAGAAGGCCGTTGGAAAGAGGATGTCTCACCTTCTCTGAAGAAAACCAGGGATGAAAGCGGGACCGTGTCCCGACGCCCACAGAAAGGCTCCATCAAAGAAGCACCAGGAAACGGTTCTATCGAAGCAGCACTAGAAAAAGGCTACAATAAAGAAGACCCAGTAAAAGGCTCCGTGAAAGAGCCACCAGAAAAAGGCTATATCAAAGAAGCGCCAGAAAAAAGCTACATAAAAGAAACACCAGGAAAAGGCTTTGTCAAAGAAGCGCCAGAAAAAGGCTCCATCAAAGAAACAATAACACAAGGTTCcataaaaacacaaaaggaCCAAATCCAGAAAGACCACAACAAAAAGCAGGCTGTCTTTACCAATCTCAAAAATAACCTTGGTCAAGCACCTGGCTATACGTCCGATCCGTGGAGACAAGATGTCACAGAAAAGGGAACAACAGCTTCTCCCCTCCAGCGAGACCAGGAAGGAATGGATACAGTCGCCCTGCCTCTGAGGAACAGTAAGATCAAAACGGAGCCCGTACCACATCTCGACAAGACATACGACCATGGAAATGGCACAGCCTTGCCCCCCTTTGGGAAAGGGCACAGTGGAATGGCCGCAAACAAAGCCACCAACGAAGCAGATACCAAACAGAATCCCCATAAAGGACGTGCGAACTTAAGTAGTTCCGCGGCTCAACTGCCacggaagaaagagagaacgcTGGCCGTGGAAGAAGGAGGGAGCAAGATGGAAGCGGAGACGATGTTAGCTGACAGCAAAGCGACACCACACAAGATGGAAGCGGAGACGATGTTAGCTGACAGCAAAGCGACACCACACAAGATGGAAGCGGAGACGATGTTAGCTGACAGCAAAGCGACACCACACAAGATGGAAGCGGAGACGATGTTTACTGACAGCAAAGCGACACCACACAAGATGGAAGCGGAGACGATGTTAGCTGACAGCAAAGCGACACCACACAAGATGGAAGCGGAGACGATGTTAGCTGACAGCAAAGCAACACCACACAAGATGGAAGCGGAGACGATGTTAGCTGACAGCAAAGCGACACCACACAAGATGGAAGCGGAGACGATGTTAGCTGACAGCAAAGCGACACCACACAAGATGGAAGCGGAGACGATGTTAGCTGGAAGCAAGGCGACACCACACAAGATGGAAGCGGAGACGATGTTAGCTGACAGCAAAGCGACACCACACAAGATGGAAGCGGAGACGATGTTAGCTGACCGCAAAGCGACACTACACAAGATGGAAGCGGAGACTATGTTAGCTGACAGATAA
- the LOC138973953 gene encoding enolase-phosphatase E1-like isoform X2, with the protein MRGTVFVLVLFGVLHFLPQPCTGGSTDDSRASPLPSSHSATPNEEESHKTPSHPNDQKTRVPLSLHDQSEGDTAARQKVKATKHAGPVLSTTEYIHREDQALDLRLKNDDKFNETAKIRSYPTNGRTEPKKTMAFMNEASGRSKPKKTMAFGNEEGSRRKLTKTMALWNEENGRSKPKKTMAVWDQTEGRWKEDVSPSLKKTRDESGTVSRRPQKGSIKEAPGNGSIEAALEKGYNKEDPVKGSVKEPPEKGYIKEAPEKSYIKETPGKGFVKEAPEKGSIKETITQGSIKTQKDQIQKDHNKKQAVFTNLKNNLGQAPGYTSDPWRQDVTEKGTTASPLQRDQEGMDTVALPLRNSKIKTEPVPHLDKTYDHGNGTALPPFGKGHSGMAANKATNEADTKQNPHKGRANLSSSAAQLPRKKERTLAVEEGGSKMEAETMLADSKATPHKMEAETMLADSKATPHKMEAETMLADSKATPHKMEAETMFTDSKATPHKMEAETMLADSKATPHKMEAETMLADSKATPHKMEAETMLADSKATPHKMEAETMLADSKATPHKMEAETMLAGSKATPHKMEAETMLADSKATPHKMEAETMLADRKATLHKMEAETMLADR; encoded by the coding sequence GAGGCAGCACCGATGATTCACGAGCCTCCCCTTTGCCCAGCTCACACAGTGCAACGCCCAATGAAGAAGAGTCGCACAAGACGCCGTCCCATCCTAACGACCAGAAGACCcgtgttcctctctctctgcacGACCAGAGTGAAGGAGACACTGCCGCTCGTCAGAAGGTCAAGGCCACAAAACACGCGGGCCCCGTGTTGTCTACCACGGAGTATATCCACAGGGAAGACCAGGCATTGGACCTTCGCTTGAAAAATGATGACAAGTTCAACGAAACGGCCAAGATCCGGAGCTATCCTACCAACGGTCGCACAGAGCCGAAGAAAACCATGGCGTTTATGAACGAAGCAAGCGGTCGCAGCAAGCCAAAGAAAACCATGGCGTTTGGGAATGAAGAAGGCAGCCGCAGAAAGCTAACGAAAACCATGGCGTTGTGGAATGAAGAAAACGGTCGTAGCAAGCCAAAGAAAACTATGGCGGTTTGGGACCAAACAGAAGGCCGTTGGAAAGAGGATGTCTCACCTTCTCTGAAGAAAACCAGGGATGAAAGCGGGACCGTGTCCCGACGCCCACAGAAAGGCTCCATCAAAGAAGCACCAGGAAACGGTTCTATCGAAGCAGCACTAGAAAAAGGCTACAATAAAGAAGACCCAGTAAAAGGCTCCGTGAAAGAGCCACCAGAAAAAGGCTATATCAAAGAAGCGCCAGAAAAAAGCTACATAAAAGAAACACCAGGAAAAGGCTTTGTCAAAGAAGCGCCAGAAAAAGGCTCCATCAAAGAAACAATAACACAAGGTTCcataaaaacacaaaaggaCCAAATCCAGAAAGACCACAACAAAAAGCAGGCTGTCTTTACCAATCTCAAAAATAACCTTGGTCAAGCACCTGGCTATACGTCCGATCCGTGGAGACAAGATGTCACAGAAAAGGGAACAACAGCTTCTCCCCTCCAGCGAGACCAGGAAGGAATGGATACAGTCGCCCTGCCTCTGAGGAACAGTAAGATCAAAACGGAGCCCGTACCACATCTCGACAAGACATACGACCATGGAAATGGCACAGCCTTGCCCCCCTTTGGGAAAGGGCACAGTGGAATGGCCGCAAACAAAGCCACCAACGAAGCAGATACCAAACAGAATCCCCATAAAGGACGTGCGAACTTAAGTAGTTCCGCGGCTCAACTGCCacggaagaaagagagaacgcTGGCCGTGGAAGAAGGAGGGAGCAAGATGGAAGCGGAGACGATGTTAGCTGACAGCAAAGCGACACCACACAAGATGGAAGCGGAGACGATGTTAGCTGACAGCAAAGCGACACCACACAAGATGGAAGCGGAGACGATGTTAGCTGACAGCAAAGCGACACCACACAAGATGGAAGCGGAGACGATGTTTACTGACAGCAAAGCGACACCACACAAGATGGAAGCGGAGACGATGTTAGCTGACAGCAAAGCGACACCACACAAGATGGAAGCGGAGACGATGTTAGCTGACAGCAAAGCAACACCACACAAGATGGAAGCGGAGACGATGTTAGCTGACAGCAAAGCGACACCACACAAGATGGAAGCGGAGACGATGTTAGCTGACAGCAAAGCGACACCACACAAGATGGAAGCGGAGACGATGTTAGCTGGAAGCAAGGCGACACCACACAAGATGGAAGCGGAGACGATGTTAGCTGACAGCAAAGCGACACCACACAAGATGGAAGCGGAGACGATGTTAGCTGACCGCAAAGCGACACTACACAAGATGGAAGCGGAGACTATGTTAGCTGACAGATAA